A genomic segment from Bacillus cereus G9842 encodes:
- the fsa gene encoding fructose-6-phosphate aldolase, with amino-acid sequence MKFFIDTANLEDIKKAYKLGVLAGVTTNPSLVAKEGVKFEDRIAEICQTVPKVESVSAEVTPDAVTAEEMIAQAEELIKINDGDKNVTIKLPMTLAGLEACRYLTEKGVKTNVTLIFTVNQALLAARAGATYVSPFLGRLDDISEDGVLLVAKIAELFDVHQLDTQIIAASVRHPDHVTRVAMAGAHIATIPYKVIEQLAMHPLTDQGIEKFAADWAKAPKL; translated from the coding sequence ATGAAATTTTTTATTGATACTGCAAATCTTGAGGACATAAAAAAAGCATATAAACTTGGAGTTTTAGCTGGTGTTACAACGAATCCTTCTTTAGTAGCAAAAGAGGGCGTTAAGTTTGAAGACCGTATCGCAGAAATTTGTCAGACAGTACCTAAAGTTGAGTCTGTATCGGCAGAGGTAACTCCAGATGCTGTTACGGCAGAAGAAATGATTGCTCAAGCAGAAGAATTAATTAAAATTAACGATGGCGATAAAAATGTCACGATAAAACTTCCAATGACGCTAGCAGGATTAGAAGCTTGTCGCTACCTTACTGAAAAAGGTGTGAAAACGAACGTTACACTTATTTTCACTGTGAACCAAGCACTTTTAGCTGCTCGAGCAGGTGCAACGTACGTTTCTCCATTTTTAGGACGCTTAGATGATATTTCTGAAGATGGCGTATTATTAGTTGCTAAAATTGCTGAATTATTCGATGTTCATCAACTAGATACACAAATTATTGCGGCTTCTGTTAGACATCCAGATCATGTAACTCGTGTAGCGATGGCAGGTGCTCACATTGCAACAATTCCTTATAAAGTAATTGAACAACTTGCTATGCACCCATTAACAGACCAAGGTATTGAGAAATTTGCTGCTGATTGGGCGAAAGCGCCTAAATTATAA
- the gnd gene encoding phosphogluconate dehydrogenase (NAD(+)-dependent, decarboxylating): protein MQVGLIGLGKMGLNLGKNLMDHKHEVVAFDLNTSAVEEMKEYGATGTSSLSELVQSLQSPRILWVMVPHAVVDSVIDEVTPLLSKGDILIEAGNSHYKESIRRYEQLKKDGIHFMDAGTSGGMEGARNGACYMIGGDQEAWDIVEPIFRDTAVENGYLYAGKAGSGHFLKMIHNGIEYGMMAAIGEGFEVLEKSEFDYDYEKVSRVWNNGSVIRSWLMELTENAFSKDAKLDEIKGVMHSSGEGKWTVETALDLQTATPVIAMSLLMRYRSLDNDTFTGKVVAALRNEFGGHAVEKK from the coding sequence ATGCAAGTAGGATTAATTGGGTTAGGTAAAATGGGATTAAATTTAGGGAAAAATTTAATGGATCATAAACATGAAGTAGTAGCATTTGATTTAAATACGAGCGCAGTAGAAGAAATGAAAGAGTACGGGGCAACAGGTACATCTAGTTTAAGTGAACTTGTTCAGTCATTACAATCACCAAGAATTCTTTGGGTAATGGTACCACACGCTGTTGTTGATTCTGTTATTGATGAGGTTACACCACTTTTATCAAAAGGAGATATTTTAATTGAAGCTGGTAATTCACATTATAAAGAGTCTATCCGCCGATATGAGCAATTAAAGAAAGATGGCATTCACTTTATGGATGCAGGAACTTCTGGTGGAATGGAAGGCGCTCGCAATGGTGCTTGTTACATGATCGGAGGAGATCAAGAAGCTTGGGACATCGTTGAACCTATCTTCCGCGATACAGCTGTAGAAAATGGGTACTTATATGCTGGAAAAGCTGGTAGTGGTCACTTTTTAAAAATGATTCACAACGGAATTGAATACGGTATGATGGCTGCTATTGGTGAAGGATTTGAGGTTTTAGAAAAAAGTGAATTTGACTACGATTATGAAAAAGTATCAAGAGTATGGAACAACGGTTCAGTAATCCGCTCTTGGTTAATGGAATTAACTGAAAATGCATTTTCTAAAGATGCAAAACTGGATGAAATTAAAGGCGTTATGCATTCTTCTGGTGAAGGGAAATGGACAGTAGAAACAGCATTAGACCTTCAAACAGCAACTCCTGTTATTGCGATGTCTCTATTAATGCGCTACCGCTCATTAGACAATGATACATTTACAGGAAAAGTTGTAGCAGCTCTGCGCAATGAATTTGGCGGACATGCAGTAGAAAAGAAATAA